One Nitrospirae bacterium YQR-1 DNA window includes the following coding sequences:
- a CDS encoding radical SAM protein codes for MANTANRQNKGVKGAGPLADGIIREDGTFPYKSVLLLNPPDAAGEKFTREGRCTQQSGIWSTLWPPLSLVYIATLLKDNGYDVRVTDAPAEGINLTGLKVIIDSFRPEVVILSTGTPSIDNDLAVVSLIKTMNPAITTVVIGTHVTVLDKQVLAQRPDLDIVIRNEPEITALETVNNLNNLAEVRGITYRGAGGNIIRNEDREFSSELDRLPFPDWSMININSYLLPLKATAFLMVMPLRGCHFPCTFCTSRTYYGKKIRFRQVASIIEEIRADIEKYAVHDYFFWAETFTANPAFVKELCMGLIESKLKISWVCNSRIDTVNEELLYLMRRAGCWMISFGIESVNSEVLKGVRKNIEYEQIKNTLSIAKKTGILTSGHIIFGLPDETAASAVETKRKVLALDLDFAQFYCAVPFPGSELYITALANGWIQEGGFNAFRQERAIMSLKGISPDEVEKIRAQAVREFYLRPKIIFGIIKLINPKSLFRTIISTLKFLKVVV; via the coding sequence ATGGCTAACACTGCTAACCGGCAAAATAAAGGGGTTAAGGGGGCAGGCCCCCTTGCGGATGGGATTATAAGAGAAGATGGAACCTTCCCTTATAAATCCGTGCTCCTGCTTAATCCGCCTGATGCAGCAGGTGAGAAGTTTACTCGAGAGGGCCGATGTACCCAGCAAAGCGGTATATGGTCAACCCTGTGGCCGCCCCTTTCACTTGTGTATATTGCAACACTGCTAAAGGATAACGGTTATGATGTCAGAGTCACAGACGCACCTGCCGAGGGCATAAATTTAACAGGGCTTAAGGTGATAATTGATTCTTTCAGGCCGGAAGTTGTGATTCTCAGCACCGGCACTCCGTCAATTGATAACGACCTTGCAGTGGTCTCATTAATAAAAACGATGAATCCGGCAATTACCACTGTTGTCATCGGAACACATGTAACAGTGCTCGATAAGCAGGTGCTTGCACAGAGGCCGGATTTAGACATAGTTATCAGAAATGAGCCGGAAATAACAGCCCTTGAGACGGTTAATAATTTAAACAATTTGGCGGAGGTGCGGGGAATAACTTACAGAGGAGCCGGCGGTAACATCATACGCAACGAGGACAGAGAGTTCAGCTCTGAGTTGGACAGGCTGCCGTTTCCCGACTGGAGTATGATAAATATTAATTCCTACCTGCTGCCACTGAAAGCCACTGCGTTTCTTATGGTCATGCCGCTGCGCGGCTGCCACTTTCCATGTACATTTTGCACAAGCCGGACGTATTACGGGAAAAAGATAAGATTCAGACAGGTTGCCTCAATCATCGAGGAAATCAGGGCTGACATTGAAAAATATGCAGTGCATGATTATTTCTTTTGGGCTGAAACATTCACAGCTAATCCTGCATTTGTTAAGGAACTCTGCATGGGGTTAATTGAAAGTAAACTAAAGATTTCATGGGTCTGCAACAGCAGAATTGACACGGTCAACGAGGAACTATTATACTTGATGAGGCGGGCCGGCTGCTGGATGATTAGTTTTGGCATAGAGTCGGTTAATTCAGAGGTGCTTAAAGGTGTGAGAAAAAACATAGAGTATGAACAGATTAAAAACACGCTTTCAATAGCTAAGAAAACAGGAATATTAACGTCAGGACATATAATTTTCGGGCTGCCTGATGAAACGGCTGCCTCGGCAGTGGAAACTAAACGGAAAGTTTTGGCTCTGGACCTGGACTTTGCACAGTTCTACTGTGCCGTCCCTTTCCCGGGCTCCGAGCTTTACATCACAGCTCTGGCAAACGGTTGGATACAAGAAGGCGGCTTTAACGCTTTCCGGCAGGAGCGGGCAATTATGTCTTTAAAGGGGATATCTCCTGATGAGGTTGAAAAAATAAGGGCACAGGCTGTAAGGGAGTTTTATTTAAGACCAAAAATTATTTTTGGAATCATAAAATTAATAAACCCGAAATCGCTTTTCAGAACCATAATCTCCACATTAAAATTTTTAAAGGTGGTGGTATAA
- the cobK gene encoding precorrin-6A reductase, translated as METALIVLNQAGASVAEKIAGEIPARIFVKNEALQYLNTMPDVEGYNRLSECVSANFNKYRRFVFIMSMGIVNRTIAPLIKDKRTDPAVVTLDESCRFAISTLSGHEGGANELTFIISSITGAEPVVTTKTESDRIYIVGVGTKKGALKEDIVHAITEGCRMAGITPSKLRCIATAWVKKDEKGLLQAAAELSLHIRFIPKWMIEHYYNVTAQAVRSETAFKSVGVHGVSESSAVLSGKNAQLVLPKTVFKKVTIAMAKETLLFSRKAAYKPRDMVLILGGTTEGVCEAQRLESEGVPFYISTATEYGYNLFREKFGDKAVLENFTHASLKKFINEKEVRRIIDCTHPYAQVITPLAQKVSAELQIEYFQKSRSTDVTDDLGYDKLVFVKSLDECVKRILELKIKKPLFTTGSKELGFVKQLSAHGISDVYVRVLPFENSISSCLSTGVKPQNIIAMHGPFSAELNTAVIRLYGIDCLITKKTGKEGGFFEKASAAMECGIFIFVVEREG; from the coding sequence ATGGAAACAGCCTTAATAGTGCTTAATCAGGCAGGGGCCTCTGTTGCTGAGAAAATTGCAGGGGAAATACCTGCAAGGATATTTGTTAAAAATGAAGCTCTTCAGTATCTAAACACCATGCCTGATGTAGAAGGCTATAACAGGCTTTCTGAGTGTGTATCCGCCAATTTTAATAAATACAGACGGTTTGTTTTTATCATGTCAATGGGCATAGTAAACCGCACCATAGCACCACTGATTAAGGACAAACGTACCGACCCTGCCGTGGTGACTCTTGATGAGTCCTGCCGGTTTGCCATAAGCACACTTTCCGGGCATGAGGGAGGTGCAAACGAGCTTACCTTTATAATCAGCTCGATAACCGGTGCAGAACCGGTAGTAACAACAAAGACAGAGTCGGACCGTATCTACATCGTGGGGGTTGGCACAAAGAAAGGCGCCCTTAAAGAGGATATAGTACATGCCATTACGGAGGGCTGCAGGATGGCTGGTATTACGCCCTCCAAACTCCGCTGTATTGCCACAGCGTGGGTTAAGAAAGATGAAAAGGGACTCTTACAGGCAGCAGCCGAGCTTTCCCTCCATATCAGATTTATACCGAAATGGATGATTGAGCACTACTATAATGTCACTGCACAAGCCGTGCGTTCTGAGACTGCGTTTAAATCCGTGGGAGTGCATGGGGTGTCGGAGTCATCGGCGGTGCTCTCAGGTAAGAATGCCCAACTGGTGCTTCCTAAAACCGTATTTAAGAAAGTCACAATTGCCATGGCAAAGGAGACACTTTTATTTAGCCGTAAGGCAGCCTATAAACCCAGGGATATGGTGTTGATTCTGGGTGGTACGACAGAGGGGGTTTGTGAGGCACAGAGGCTTGAGAGTGAGGGCGTCCCTTTTTATATTTCTACAGCCACAGAGTATGGGTATAATTTGTTTAGGGAAAAATTTGGTGACAAGGCGGTATTAGAGAATTTTACACATGCCTCACTTAAAAAGTTTATAAATGAAAAAGAGGTTAGAAGAATTATAGATTGCACACATCCATATGCACAGGTTATCACTCCTCTTGCGCAGAAGGTATCGGCGGAGCTTCAGATAGAGTACTTTCAGAAATCACGGAGCACGGATGTGACGGATGATTTGGGCTACGACAAGCTGGTATTTGTAAAATCGCTGGATGAGTGTGTAAAGAGGATTTTAGAGCTAAAGATAAAAAAGCCGCTTTTTACAACCGGCAGCAAAGAGCTTGGCTTTGTTAAGCAGTTGTCGGCTCATGGCATAAGTGATGTCTATGTACGGGTACTGCCGTTTGAAAATTCCATATCAAGCTGTCTGAGTACCGGAGTAAAGCCGCAAAACATAATAGCTATGCATGGGCCCTTTAGTGCGGAGCTTAACACCGCCGTAATCCGTCTTTACGGGATAGATTGCCTGATAACCAAAAAAACCGGCAAAGAGGGTGGATTTTTTGAAAAGGCATCGGCTGCTATGGAGTGCGGGATTTTCATCTTTGTAGTTGAGAGGGAGGGCTGA
- the cobM gene encoding precorrin-4 C(11)-methyltransferase, with amino-acid sequence MSAVVYFVGAGPGDPELITIKGKRLIERADLIIYAGSLVNPEIFKGTAAQVVDSSALTLEELTALMEKWTSEGKTVVRLHAGDLSFYSAISEQTERLAELNIDYEVVPGVSSLGAASAALRQELTIPEISQSVIITRLEGRTPVPECERLSALSLHNATMVIFLSVSMTEQVVEELRAGYRDTTPVVVVERASWPTQRIIRGTLSDIASKVKEAGVKKTALILVGEALRASEEPTGKTSKLYDADFKHGCRG; translated from the coding sequence ATGTCTGCTGTTGTGTATTTTGTGGGAGCAGGCCCGGGAGACCCTGAGCTAATCACAATTAAGGGTAAGAGGCTCATAGAGCGGGCGGATTTGATTATCTATGCGGGCAGCCTTGTTAATCCTGAAATATTTAAAGGCACAGCGGCCCAGGTGGTTGATTCATCCGCCCTTACCCTTGAAGAGTTGACAGCCCTGATGGAGAAGTGGACATCGGAAGGTAAAACGGTGGTACGTCTTCATGCGGGGGATTTGTCATTTTACAGTGCCATATCGGAGCAGACGGAGAGGTTGGCGGAGTTAAATATAGATTACGAGGTGGTGCCGGGAGTGTCCTCTTTGGGGGCGGCATCGGCAGCCCTGAGGCAGGAGCTGACTATCCCTGAGATAAGCCAAAGCGTGATTATAACGCGCCTTGAGGGCAGAACACCGGTACCTGAGTGTGAAAGACTTTCAGCTCTTTCCCTTCACAATGCCACCATGGTGATTTTCCTGAGTGTATCAATGACAGAGCAGGTGGTGGAGGAGCTCAGGGCTGGGTACAGGGACACAACACCGGTAGTGGTGGTGGAGAGGGCCTCGTGGCCCACGCAGAGGATTATCAGAGGAACACTGTCTGATATTGCCTCAAAGGTAAAGGAGGCAGGGGTAAAAAAGACGGCGCTTATTTTAGTGGGAGAGGCGTTAAGGGCGTCTGAGGAGCCCACCGGTAAGACATCTAAACTTTATGATGCTGATTTTAAACATGGCTGCAGGGGATAA
- the cobJ gene encoding precorrin-3B C(17)-methyltransferase gives MKGKIFVVGTGPGRRALMTTEAQKAIEESEVIVGYRIYVDLIRNMLTGKEVVTTGMTHEAKRCMAGIEMASRGKVVSIISSGDPGVYAMAGLVLELMKNCSSETAPPWGSDSTNRPDVKIISGVPAHCSCASLLGAPVMHDFAAISLSDRLTPWELIEKRLHSASVADFVIVIYNPKSRGRSHHINKARDIMLKYRAEGTPAGIVKAAMRDDETVVLTTLGDMLNHEIDMQTTIIVGNSQTFCWENWMITPRGYRLAPEAEI, from the coding sequence ATGAAAGGTAAGATATTTGTAGTTGGCACCGGGCCGGGCAGACGGGCGCTTATGACAACAGAGGCCCAAAAAGCAATAGAAGAGTCGGAAGTAATCGTGGGATACAGGATTTATGTGGACTTGATTCGTAACATGTTAACAGGTAAAGAGGTCGTTACAACCGGTATGACACATGAGGCAAAGCGTTGTATGGCAGGAATTGAGATGGCCTCCAGGGGAAAGGTAGTCTCAATAATCAGCAGTGGCGACCCCGGCGTGTATGCCATGGCAGGGCTTGTACTGGAGCTGATGAAAAATTGCTCCTCAGAGACTGCACCGCCGTGGGGCTCTGACAGCACAAATCGTCCTGATGTAAAAATCATCTCAGGTGTCCCTGCTCATTGTTCATGCGCATCCCTTCTGGGTGCTCCTGTTATGCACGACTTTGCAGCAATCAGCCTATCTGACAGACTAACCCCGTGGGAACTGATAGAGAAGCGCCTGCATAGCGCCTCAGTGGCTGATTTCGTTATAGTCATATATAATCCAAAAAGCAGAGGGCGCAGCCATCATATAAACAAAGCCCGTGACATCATGCTTAAGTACAGGGCGGAGGGTACTCCCGCAGGAATAGTAAAGGCCGCCATGCGAGATGATGAAACTGTAGTGCTTACAACTCTCGGTGATATGCTTAATCATGAAATAGATATGCAAACCACAATAATTGTGGGTAACTCACAGACGTTTTGCTGGGAAAACTGGATGATTACCCCCCGCGGGTATAGACTCGCCCCGGAAGCCGAAATTTGA
- the cobU gene encoding bifunctional adenosylcobinamide kinase/adenosylcobinamide-phosphate guanylyltransferase encodes MRIVFVTGGSKSGKSSFALKTAESYTGRKAYIATAQALDDEMSERIEAHRRQRSNLWDTVEEPLHIHKTISSLTATHEVIIVDCLTLWLSNILLREPQSTNDEVYSTFSKLTDSLTTAKHVNPDGAIILVSNEVGLSIVPDNLLARLFRDYAGVLNQQVAAVSDEAYLIVSGLSLRLRSLVSGLDIDGVV; translated from the coding sequence ATGCGCATAGTATTTGTAACGGGAGGGTCAAAAAGCGGCAAGAGCTCATTTGCACTGAAAACTGCGGAGAGTTACACAGGAAGAAAAGCGTATATTGCAACGGCTCAGGCCCTCGATGATGAGATGTCTGAGCGTATAGAGGCACACCGCAGGCAGCGCAGTAACCTCTGGGACACGGTGGAGGAACCGCTCCATATCCATAAAACCATCTCCTCATTAACCGCCACACATGAGGTTATTATCGTGGATTGTCTGACACTGTGGCTGTCAAATATTTTGCTCAGAGAGCCGCAGTCCACAAATGATGAAGTTTACAGCACTTTTTCCAAACTAACGGATTCTCTGACAACTGCAAAACATGTAAACCCGGATGGAGCAATTATTTTGGTATCAAACGAGGTTGGGCTTTCCATAGTGCCGGATAACCTCCTTGCACGGCTTTTCAGAGACTACGCCGGTGTCCTCAACCAGCAGGTAGCGGCTGTCTCCGACGAGGCATATTTAATTGTTAGCGGTTTGTCTCTCAGGTTAAGGTCTTTGGTGTCAGGTCTTGACATAGATGGAGTAGTTTGA
- the gyrA gene encoding DNA gyrase subunit A, translating into MSTIAISVEEEMKVSYLDYAMSVIIGRALPEVRDGLKPVQRRILYAMFREGLLSSRRYSKSAGVVGEVLKKYHPHGDSSVYDALVRMVQDFNMRYPLVDGQGNFGSMDGDPAAAYRYTEARLAKIAEELLNDIDKETVDYIPNFDETTEEPVVLPATVPNLIINGASGIAVGMATNIPPHNLGEVIDALIYLLENTDSDVQTRDLMQHIKGPDFPTGGIIFGLQGIINAYETGRGQIKVRAKANFEQRSRGGESIIVTELPYQVNKARLMEKIAELVREKKIEGISDLRDESDRDGIRMVIEIKRDEMAQVVLNNLYKHTAMESTFGIIMLALSEGQPRVMGLKTILNHFLKHRREIVIRRTRFDLRKAEERAHILEGLKIALDNLDAIITLIRAAQTPEIARRGLMTEFPLSEIQANAILEMRLQRLTGLEREKIVSEYNDVIKEIERLRAILASEALIAGIIKNELKEIREKYADKRRTEIVSDISEICAEDLITVEEMVITVSHNGYIKRNPLSEYRRQRRGGKGSIGMETREEDYVKQLFIGSTHDHILFFSNLGRLYWLKVYQIPEAGRATKGKAIVNLLQLQHGEKLATALPVKGFQSGYLMMFTKKGIVKKTQLAEFSNPRSKGVIAISIDDDDELIAVKMSDGKSDVIIGTQLGHAIRFNEEDVRDMGRGARGVIGIRLKKKDAVVSADVIDERSTLLTVTELGYGKRTKAAGYSAQSRGGQGVISIKITEKGGMAVGLIQVRDEDEIMLITKAGKLIRTPAENIPVTGRNTQGVRIMDVGPENMIVGIGKSAEKDKSEV; encoded by the coding sequence ATGTCAACAATAGCGATAAGCGTAGAAGAGGAGATGAAGGTAAGCTACCTGGATTACGCTATGAGCGTAATAATAGGCAGGGCGCTGCCGGAGGTAAGAGACGGTTTAAAGCCGGTGCAGAGGCGTATTCTTTATGCGATGTTCAGAGAGGGGCTGCTCTCAAGCCGGCGGTATTCCAAGAGCGCCGGTGTGGTCGGGGAGGTGCTGAAGAAGTATCATCCTCACGGGGATAGCTCCGTATATGATGCGTTGGTGCGCATGGTTCAGGACTTTAACATGAGGTATCCGCTGGTTGACGGGCAGGGTAATTTCGGCTCCATGGACGGCGACCCTGCTGCAGCCTATAGATATACCGAGGCGCGGCTTGCTAAGATTGCCGAGGAACTGCTTAACGACATAGATAAGGAAACCGTTGATTACATCCCCAATTTTGATGAAACCACGGAGGAGCCGGTGGTTCTACCGGCAACCGTTCCCAACCTTATCATAAACGGGGCCTCAGGCATAGCGGTCGGTATGGCTACAAACATTCCTCCGCACAACCTTGGCGAGGTAATAGACGCCCTGATATATCTGCTTGAAAACACAGATTCCGACGTTCAAACCCGTGATTTAATGCAGCACATAAAAGGGCCGGACTTCCCGACGGGAGGTATTATTTTTGGCCTTCAGGGGATAATCAATGCCTATGAGACAGGCAGGGGACAGATAAAGGTACGTGCAAAGGCTAATTTTGAGCAGCGTTCCCGCGGCGGGGAGAGTATAATCGTGACGGAGCTTCCGTATCAGGTTAATAAAGCTCGTCTTATGGAAAAAATAGCGGAGCTGGTGAGAGAGAAGAAAATAGAGGGGATTTCCGACTTGAGGGATGAGTCCGACCGTGACGGCATCAGAATGGTGATAGAGATAAAACGGGATGAAATGGCTCAGGTGGTTTTAAATAATCTGTATAAACATACGGCTATGGAATCTACCTTTGGAATAATAATGCTGGCGCTTTCCGAGGGGCAGCCAAGAGTGATGGGGCTTAAGACCATTTTAAACCATTTCCTTAAGCACAGGCGTGAGATAGTGATACGCCGCACGCGGTTTGATTTAAGAAAGGCGGAGGAGCGTGCCCATATACTGGAGGGGCTTAAGATTGCGCTGGATAATCTGGATGCGATAATCACGCTCATCAGGGCGGCTCAAACCCCTGAGATAGCGCGGCGCGGCCTAATGACTGAGTTTCCACTGTCTGAGATACAAGCCAATGCAATTCTTGAGATGCGTCTGCAGAGATTAACCGGTCTTGAGCGGGAAAAAATAGTAAGTGAGTACAACGATGTCATAAAGGAGATAGAGCGTCTGAGGGCAATTTTGGCAAGTGAGGCCCTCATTGCCGGGATTATAAAAAACGAGCTGAAGGAAATCAGGGAAAAGTATGCCGACAAGAGGCGCACTGAGATTGTCTCCGACATTTCAGAGATATGCGCCGAGGACTTAATCACTGTTGAGGAGATGGTGATAACGGTTTCCCACAACGGCTATATAAAGCGCAATCCACTGTCTGAGTACCGGCGGCAGAGGCGCGGTGGCAAGGGCTCAATCGGAATGGAGACGCGTGAGGAGGACTATGTCAAACAGTTGTTTATAGGCTCTACGCACGACCATATCCTGTTTTTTTCAAACCTTGGGCGGCTTTACTGGTTGAAGGTTTACCAGATACCGGAGGCCGGGCGGGCGACAAAGGGTAAGGCCATAGTGAACCTGCTTCAGTTACAACATGGTGAAAAACTGGCCACAGCACTGCCTGTTAAAGGGTTTCAGAGCGGATATCTTATGATGTTTACAAAAAAGGGTATTGTAAAGAAAACTCAACTGGCTGAGTTCAGTAATCCCCGCAGCAAGGGGGTTATAGCGATTTCAATAGATGATGACGACGAGCTGATTGCTGTAAAGATGTCAGACGGGAAATCTGACGTGATAATAGGGACACAGCTGGGACACGCTATCAGGTTTAACGAGGAAGACGTTCGTGATATGGGGCGTGGTGCAAGAGGGGTTATCGGCATACGCTTAAAGAAAAAGGATGCAGTAGTGTCTGCTGATGTGATAGATGAACGCTCAACCCTGCTGACTGTTACGGAGCTTGGTTATGGCAAGAGGACAAAAGCGGCAGGCTACAGTGCTCAGAGCCGCGGGGGGCAGGGGGTTATATCAATAAAGATAACAGAAAAGGGCGGCATGGCGGTAGGCCTTATACAGGTTCGTGATGAGGATGAGATAATGCTTATCACAAAGGCGGGCAAGCTGATACGCACACCGGCTGAAAACATACCGGTAACCGGCAGAAACACCCAGGGCGTCAGAATTATGGATGTAGGCCCGGAAAACATGATAGTCGGAATTGGAAAATCCGCTGAAAAGGATAAATCGGAGGTCTGA
- a CDS encoding SAM-dependent methyltransferase, translating to MLESKYISETPIKHRKNYSQFFTPNPVARLLAEWVMQDNPEIILDPAFGLGVFYDEVMKINSGKQSLFVGYEIDNHIIAYRNHNRNSMNLQIINNDYLESEVGSFDGIICNPPYMRFQKFLNRHNVLPKIEEQIGKKLLGYSNISSVFLMKALKELKVNGNLAFIMPFEFFNTGYGNEVKGSLLENHLLKQIIIFSNEKEIFPDVTTTVCVLLCKNDGKEEAVKITQIKANEEIDKISDISNFYQRKINTLDLPYNKKWTPIILSLFIKQQPSDSFCKLSLYGTFTRGIATGANDFFALTKSNIKKLKIDDTNLCKCITKSPQIRKAVFSDNDFNALYNADKAVHCLDVKNHENHEINNYIKEGEKKGYHERYLTKKRNPWYKIEQRNPAPILFGVFNRGRLKVIRNFTTAINFTCFHSFYPNMFGEQIINKLFVYLLSDIGQKIIQTNKRSYGDNLDKFEPGDLNNSFCPCQNQFELLDEGEAKKVIETAKTDEVLAIRMSNELMERIIKPINKEK from the coding sequence ATGCTTGAATCAAAATACATATCGGAAACTCCTATAAAACATCGGAAAAATTATAGCCAGTTCTTTACTCCTAATCCTGTTGCGCGTCTTTTGGCAGAATGGGTTATGCAAGATAATCCAGAAATCATATTGGATCCGGCATTTGGTTTGGGAGTTTTTTATGATGAAGTAATGAAAATTAATTCAGGAAAACAATCGCTATTTGTTGGTTATGAAATTGATAACCATATTATTGCGTATCGGAACCATAATAGAAACAGTATGAATCTTCAAATTATCAATAACGATTACCTTGAATCTGAAGTTGGGTCTTTTGATGGGATAATTTGCAACCCGCCATATATGAGATTTCAAAAGTTTCTTAACCGCCACAATGTGCTGCCAAAAATTGAGGAACAAATAGGGAAGAAACTTCTTGGGTATTCTAACATCTCCTCTGTTTTTCTTATGAAAGCCTTAAAAGAACTTAAAGTAAATGGTAATTTGGCTTTCATTATGCCTTTCGAGTTTTTTAATACCGGCTATGGTAATGAAGTTAAGGGAAGTCTGCTTGAGAATCATTTGTTAAAGCAAATAATAATATTTTCAAATGAAAAAGAAATTTTTCCGGATGTAACTACAACAGTCTGTGTGCTTCTTTGTAAAAATGACGGGAAAGAAGAAGCTGTAAAAATTACACAAATCAAAGCCAATGAGGAAATTGATAAAATATCTGATATTAGTAATTTCTATCAGCGTAAAATCAACACATTGGATTTGCCATATAATAAAAAATGGACACCGATTATATTATCATTATTCATAAAACAACAACCCTCAGATAGTTTCTGTAAATTATCTCTATATGGCACATTTACGAGAGGTATTGCTACCGGCGCAAATGATTTTTTTGCTCTAACAAAATCAAATATTAAAAAATTAAAAATAGATGACACTAATCTATGTAAATGTATTACAAAAAGCCCACAAATAAGAAAAGCAGTATTTAGCGACAATGATTTTAATGCACTCTATAATGCAGATAAAGCTGTTCATTGTTTAGATGTAAAAAACCACGAAAACCATGAAATTAATAATTATATAAAAGAGGGTGAAAAGAAGGGATATCATGAAAGGTATCTTACAAAAAAAAGAAATCCATGGTATAAAATTGAACAAAGAAATCCTGCTCCAATTTTGTTTGGTGTATTTAACAGAGGCCGTCTAAAAGTAATAAGAAATTTTACGACAGCGATTAATTTTACATGCTTTCATTCTTTTTATCCAAATATGTTTGGTGAACAAATTATAAACAAATTGTTTGTGTATTTACTCAGTGATATAGGTCAGAAGATAATACAAACGAATAAAAGAAGTTATGGTGATAACTTAGATAAATTTGAACCAGGTGATCTAAATAATAGTTTCTGTCCATGCCAAAATCAATTTGAATTACTTGATGAGGGAGAGGCAAAGAAGGTGATTGAAACTGCCAAAACTGATGAGGTCTTGGCAATCCGAATGAGCAATGAACTGATGGAAAGAATAATAAAACCCATAAATAAGGAAAAGTGA
- a CDS encoding AccI family restriction endonuclease → MYKDDVLDLIKNSPLDIDTEIQLSGRPPTMASSEFLTNKEQGDWAENIVFKAINEYSNDYFAVEYGHSESIASGNDGFADFYREYQNELNVIGKRPDILLFKVTDFPNRNIDIENDEHIRQSVAALEVRSSSFLADKYSVFMRERQQQAINKCTDIRNTILNTDLGNLLRRKNETIYNLLLNATDDTFRELDFRCPSWSLTNQLTDLTTLLKDLKENIKILHKRDYLSITPKIEDIALVNRWIQNYNVKHFYLQVFFDKAYIISFKNILTLISSDNNDGNNFSIESDIKNQGKTTIKINVQIGREIIGKIEMPEHKSAMKELDRGRLLFYVTFKGGKGYLDSDVFVRDVINA, encoded by the coding sequence ATGTACAAAGATGATGTTCTTGATTTGATTAAGAATTCGCCGCTGGATATTGATACCGAAATACAACTGAGCGGTCGCCCTCCAACGATGGCAAGCTCAGAATTTCTTACAAACAAAGAACAGGGCGACTGGGCGGAAAATATTGTTTTTAAGGCAATCAATGAATATTCAAATGATTATTTTGCTGTTGAATATGGCCACTCTGAATCAATAGCGTCGGGTAATGATGGGTTTGCTGACTTTTATAGAGAATATCAAAATGAACTTAATGTTATAGGGAAAAGGCCTGATATTCTTCTATTTAAGGTTACTGATTTTCCTAACAGAAACATTGATATAGAAAATGATGAACACATAAGGCAATCGGTTGCCGCTCTTGAGGTAAGGTCAAGCTCGTTTTTAGCGGATAAATATTCTGTATTCATGCGTGAAAGGCAACAACAAGCGATTAATAAATGCACAGACATTAGAAACACAATTTTAAATACTGATTTGGGTAATCTATTAAGGCGTAAAAACGAAACCATTTACAATCTACTGTTAAACGCTACTGATGACACTTTTAGAGAATTAGACTTTCGGTGTCCATCATGGTCATTAACTAATCAACTGACAGATTTAACAACATTATTGAAAGATTTAAAAGAAAATATAAAAATATTGCATAAACGTGATTATTTAAGCATTACGCCAAAAATAGAGGATATTGCTCTTGTCAACAGATGGATACAAAATTACAATGTTAAACATTTCTATCTACAGGTATTTTTTGATAAAGCATATATAATATCCTTTAAGAATATTCTAACATTGATCTCAAGCGATAACAATGACGGCAATAATTTCTCGATAGAGAGTGATATAAAAAATCAAGGCAAAACTACGATAAAGATAAATGTACAAATTGGAAGGGAAATAATTGGAAAGATTGAAATGCCTGAACATAAATCGGCTATGAAGGAGTTAGACAGAGGCCGTCTATTATTTTATGTCACATTTAAAGGTGGAAAAGGATATCTCGATAGCGATGTATTTGTAAGGGACGTTATCAATGCTTGA